Part of the Streptomyces sp. HSG2 genome, CGGCGGATTGCCGTCGCGGCTGACCACGCGTACCCCGGTCATGCCCGGGAACGGCACGCCCACGCAGCGACCGTCGAAGTCGGCGCCGTCCTCGAGGGTGTAGGTCCTGGCCGCGATGGGGCCGACCTCGCTCTGCCCGTATGCCTGGGCGAAGCGACATCCCTTCCGCCGGGACGCCTGTAGGAGGCGGTTCACGGTGCGCGGGTGGATGGCGTCGAAGGTGCTGGAGAAGTACTTGACCTCAGACAGAGGGGCGCGGGGGTCGTCCGCCAGCACCTCCCACCGCAGGAACGTGTTGGGATGGGCCTCGATGAAACCGGGCGGGACGCGGGTGAAGAGGTCGCCGACGGCCGCCGGGTCGTCGTCCCGCAGGATGATCAGTGGATGCCCTTGGAGAATGGAGATGGGCATCGCGGTGAACATCCTCGAGTGCACGAAGGAGACGTGAACGGCTATCGGCTCCCGCCGTGCCAGGATCGTGGCCAGTACCGTGGCCTGGGGGCGGTAGCGGGCCTGGAAGCTCATGCCCGTGTGGACGGCCAACTTCGGTGTCCCGGTCGTCCCCGACGTGTGGGTGATCAGGGTCGGGTGGTCGACGGGCATGGCCACGGGATCGATCCGCCTCGCCCCGGCCAGAGAGGCGAGAGTGGTGGAGCCCCGGTGGTCACCGCTGGTCAGGAGCACGGCGTGGGAGAGACCGAAGACCTCCGCAGGCAGGTCGTGCTCCAGTTTGGCCTGGTCGGTCACCAGGAACGGCCGCCCCACCCGACGGAGCAGTTCGGCCACGGTGGCGCCGTCGAGCTTGGGCGAGAGCAGCACCGGTATGGCCCCGGTGCGCGCCACGGCGCACGCGAGGAGCGAGATGTCGAAGTTGTCGCTCTTGTGGATCACCACGTGATCGCCGGGTCGCACGCGGGCGGCCCACAGGCGGGAGGAGAAGTCCGCCACCAAGTCGGCGAGTTCCGTGAGGCTGGAGCGACGAGCCAGCTCCGGGGCGATGTCCAGGTCGTGGTCGAGGACCACGAAGTTCGCCGGGTGCCGAGCGGCGGCTCGATCGAAGAGCGTGCCGAGGCGGATTCCCTTGTTTCCTATTCGCTGGAGAAACATGTACCCGATCTCTCGTCCATGACTGTGGGTGCGTCAATTGGTGGGGATGGGCGGGAGGATTGACAGGCGCAACCCTGAACCGCCACGACGAGCGTGGATGTGTGGAGGCTTCTCAGCTACTCTCGACGACGGTCTTGACACGACGGAGGGTGTCGTCGAGATCCTGTTCCAGTTTCGCTGTCCAGTCGCTCACGAACCGTTTGCGGGACTCTTCGTCGAGATCTTCGACGATCTTGTGTATTCCCGCGGTCGCCTTCCCCATGCGGAAGTGGTGGATCAGCCACGAGGTGTCGGATTCCGATTCCTCGATGTCGAATCCCCAGACGGACTCCTGCGCGTCGCGGGCATGGGTGAGCATCATCCAGCGGAAGGTCCTGCCTGGGTCCGCGGCGACCACGCGGGCCTCCGTGTGCCAGGTGCCGCGGACCAGTGGCGCCCAGCCGACGACCTCCTCACCTCGAAGGTTCTCGCCCCGGAAGACCGCGCCCACGGTCGAAGGAGAGCCGCTGACCCACTCGCCCCCGCGGCATTCCGGACTCCACTCACCGCTCCGCGTCAGATCACTGACGACCGCGTAGACTTCCCTCGGAGTGGCCCGGACCCGAATACGGGAGCGGAGATCGAAGAGGGGGGAACTGTCGATGATCGATGCTTCGTTGTCCATGGCGACATTCTGCTGGGAGTCCTGCCGGAGGGGCAATCGAGAAATCCTGGTTCCGTCAAGTCGAATTCAGGACGTGTCGCTTTCTCGTATCATCCGTCGAGAGTGGAACAACCTTTCCCGCCCCGACCGATCGGCGAGTTTCCGGGCGAGGAGTGACGGTTCAGTGACGCACGTCGAGAACGAGCTTTCCTCGCACCTCTCCGCCTTCGATTCGGCGATGGGCCTCGGCCGCCGCGCGCAACGGCAACACCTCCGTGGCGCGGGGGCGCAGGCCCCCGGAGGCGAGCAATCCCGTGACGCCCCGCGCGGCCTCGGCCAGTTGCGTGGTGTCCGCCTGCGAGATGGCGAAGCCGTGGACGGAACGATCCATCAGGTAGAGCGGTCCCACCGGCAGGACGGGACGCGTCAGGAGCCCCGCCAACAGAATCAGCCGGCCGCGACCGGCCAAGAGGTCGACGGCGGTCTCCAGATCGTTGCGTCCTGAGGTGTCCACGTGGAGATCCACCCCGCCCGGTGCACGGGACCGAATCCGGGCAGCCACGTCGTCGCGGTAGTTCACGAACTCGTGGGCCCCGAGGGAGCGGACGTACTCCTCGTCCCGAGAGGCCGCGACCGCGATCACTCGTGCCCCCGCCGCGACGGCCATCGTCGTGATCGCCCCTCCGACGTTCCCGGCGGCGCCGAGGACGGCCACCGTCTCGCCCGCCTTCAACCGGCCGTGGGCGAAGAGAGCCAAGTGTGCGGTGACCGCCGGGTGCGCCGATGCCACGGCGTCCACCGGGTCCGCCCCCTCCGGCAGTCGGTAGAGCCGGTCGACGCCCACCACCACTTGCTCCCCGGCGGCGCCTTGACGGCCGGCGTGGCCCAGACTGTTGCACCACACCCGGTCGCCCGGACGAAAGCCGGGAGCACCGGGCCCCGCTGCCGCGACACTGCCGACCAGATCGCGGCCGATGACGAAGGGGAAGGGGAGCGGGGTCCGCCACGCCCCGGAGCGGACGAAGGTGTCCACATGGTTGACAGCGGTGAACTCGACGTCGACGAGTACGTCGTTCGGTCCGGGCACGGGAGGGGGAAGCTCACCGTATCGAATGACGCTCGGTGAGCCCAGCTCGGTGATGAAGGCAGCACGCATGCGGCGGAGTCTCGCATCCGACCCCACGCGACGGTCGACCCTCGATCATGGAATGCGACACGGTACGTCAGGTTCCGACGGTCGGGGTCCGGGCCGCGTGCCCCGCCGCCGGTCGCCGGCAGGCAGGGGCGTCGGGACGGCCCGCGGGTGGCCGTCGCGCAAGCCCTCCGGGCCCCTGAGCAGTCCGAGGGCATCTGGGTCGACCGCCGGACTCGCGCTCCGCCCGGGCGGGGACCGCTGCCGTTTCCGGTCGAGTTGCCACATCCGTGCACCGGCGGTCGCGCCCCGCGTCGAGCGGTCGTAGCGTCGTGAAGACCAGGACGATCACGATCACGGGGGACAGAGGTGTGCCGGCGACGGGCCTGTCGGTACGCGTGAGGCCGCGGGGGCTGCCCCGCCCTGGCCGGGCCGATCGATCCTCGCCGTCGGGTCGGGACCCGGGCGAACCGAACGTCGGATCGCCGGACGGGGGTCCGCGCGGCATCGGCCTGTCGAGGTCTCGTTGATGACAAGGACATGCCATGTTGATGGAGATTCCCCTGGGCCACCGCGGCGACCGGAACCACGTGCGGGAGGCCCTGAGACTCGGAGCGTTCCTCGTCCGGAGCACCCTGCCGCAACCACTGCTCGACGAGGCGCAGGCATTTCTCGACTGCTTCTTCGACCTCCCGCCGTCGGACAAGGCGGACTGCCGTGTGCCGGGCGCCGCCGGCCGCTCCGGCTACACCCGCCCAGCCCTTCCGACGGCGGGCGAGAGCCCGCCGGGGGCTCGATCCGAGATGTTCCACTGGAGCACGAGCCTTCCCTCAGGACACCCCCTGAGGGAAGGGTTCCCGGACCGCTACCCGGTCCTCCACTTTCCCGACCACCTGGTGCCCGGCATCGGCTCGGCTCTGCGCGAGTTGCACGGACGCATGCTCCGAGTCCAGCGCGAAGCCCTCGGCGCGGTCGCCCACGCGCTCGGCGCGCCCCCGGGACACTTCGACGGCATGTTGCGTGTGGGACCTGTCGTCAGCGAGGCCGTGCGCACCATCCGGGGAGGGGTTGTGCCCCTCGCGAGTCCCCCGGGGCCCGGTGCTTCGCGCCGCCGAGAAGTCGAGGTCGCGGCTCTGCGCCCCAGACCGGTCGGAATCGAGTTCCTCTCGGATCGGCGATGGACCACCGTCGACGCTCCGGAGGGCTACGCGCTGTTCAGCGTCGGCGTCGAACTCGAACGTCTCACGGGCGGCATCGCCAGGTCGACGTCCCACCGAGCGATCGAGGAACCGGCAGACCGCGGCGCCCGCCCGAGCCTGGCACAGTTCTGCCACCCGCCTCCCTGGGCGGAGCCGCCCGCCTCCCACGCCGTCCCGCAAGGCAGCCGGTGGGCCGACTGGCCCGGGTTCCGCAGTTGATGTAGCGGGATAGTCCGTAGATTCGGGTGTTGACGTGCGGAAACGCGCCGTCGGCTGGTGGGACGGCGTGTATCTAGGGCCGGTGGTTCGTGCTGGTCAGCGGCTCGCGGGGGCGAGCTGGTAGATCCGTGGCGGTGGGTCGAGCTTGAGGGCGTTCAGCAGGTCGCGTTGGGGTTTGGTGATCTCGGTGCGCTGCTGGAAGGTGCCGGCGGGGCCGGTGAAGGTGCCGAGCTTGATGCGGTCGAGTTCGTGGCGCAGTGTCGGCCAGGTCTGTCCGGTCTGGGTCTCGGCGATGCGGGCCAGGAGCAGGGCGAGTGTCGGCGTACACGTGAGAGGGCGTTAAGTCCGTTTCTGATAGCGGCCACTTCCGGGCTGCTCGAGGAATCCCTGGCGAACGAGTCGTCCCAGGCGGGAGCGGGTGACGTTGATCGAGGGCTCGTCGTCGGGCAGACCGAGATGTTCGTGCAGGTCGCGGACGCGGAATACCTTCTCGGGGTGCTCGTTGAAGGCAGTCACGATGCGCTGGTAGACAGTGGCGGTGTCCGCGGGGGCCGGTTCGTAGTCGGGCGGGGCGAGGCTGTCGATGACCTTGCGGGTGGTGGCGAGTTCGGCCAGGCGGGCCTCGGTCTCGACGAGGGCGGTGGTGAGCCTGTCGATCTGCTCACGCAGGTCGTCGGTATGGGCGGTGGTCTTGTCGTGTTCGGTCTGCAGCAGCCGCAGGAGCTCGAAGACGTTCACGCGGCCAGCTCCACGTGGTCACGCCAGGCGGGGGTCGGGGTGGTGAGGCGGCGGAGCAGGCCGGCAGTGGAGGCCCAGTAGACGCGGGAGGCAGCGTTGTCGGGCCGGTGGTCGCAGTCGCGGGCGAGGCGGCGGTGGAGCACGAGAGGGGCCTTGACCCCGGATCCTGGACACCCGAGACACTTGGATCTTGAAGGTCCAGGAGAACGGATGTCCCGTGGTCATGAAGCACTACCCGCCTGAGTTCAAGGCGGACGCGGTCGCGCTGTACGAGTCGCGGCCCGGGGCGACGATCAAGTCGGTCGCCGCTGATCTGGGGGTCAACCCGGAGACGCTGAGGAACTGGATCCGGGCGGCCGGTGCCGCCCGTCCCCGTGGCCGCCGCCCGGAGGGTCCGGCGGTGCCGGAGTCTTCGCTTCAGGCAGAGCTCGCCGCCGCGCGGAAGAAGATCCGCGAGCTGGAGGAGGAACGCGAGCTCCTGCGGAAGGCCGCGAAGTATTTCGCCGGGGAGACGCGCTGGTGAACCGCTTCCAGTTCGTCTGCGACCACCAGCGCCGATACGGCGTGAAGCGGTTGTGCCAGGTCCTGGGCATCGCCCGCTCCAGCTTCTACTACTGGCGCCGGACCGCACCGGACCGGGCGGCCCGCCGGGCGGCCGACGCCCAGCTCGCCGCACGGATCCAAACCGTCCACCGGGAGTCGGACGGCACCTACGGTGTCCCCAGGATCACCGCCGAGCTCCGCGAGGACGGTGAGCGCGTCAACCACAAGCGCGTCGCCCGCCTCATGCGCACTGCCGGTATCGCCGGGACGCGCCTGCGCCGCAGACACCGCACCACGGTCCCGGACCCGGCCGCCGCGAAGGCGCCCGACCTGATCGGCCGGGACTTCACCGCCACGGAGCCGAACACCAGGTATGCCGGCGATATTACGTATCTCCCGCTGGAAGGTGGGAAGTTCCTCTATCTCGCCACGGTCATCGACCTCGCCTCGCGCCGCCTGGCCGGATGGGCGCTGGCCGATCACATGCGGACCGAGCTCGTCACCGATGCCCTGGACGCGGCGATACGGACCCGCGGCAGCCTCGCGGGGGCCGTCATGCACAGCGACCACGGGGCGCAATACACCAGTCGGGCCTTCGCCCACGCCTGCGCGAAGGCCGGTGTCCGCCAGTCCATGAGCGCGGTCGGCAGCTCGGCGGACAACGCGCTGGCCGAGTCCTTCAACGCGACGTTCAAGCGGGAAACCCTCCAAGGCCGCAAGAGCTGGTCCAGCGAGCGCGAAGCCCGGCTCGACGCCTTCCGATGGCTGAACCGCTACAACACCCGACGCCGCCACTCACGACTCGGACAACGCAGCCCGATCGCCTACGAGACGGCACTCGCCGCAACATCAACTACGCTGGCTCAAGCCGCATAGCCCGTGTCCAGGATTCGGGGTCAAGGCCTCACGGCGGGTCAGTGACATCAAAACTCACTGACATCGATCTTGCTGAGCCATACGAGGCGACTCCCGGAACCGCCTCCAAATGACTCCCTCACAAAGTGACACAGCCACCCCTCTCTGTCAGCCTTGGGTGAGACGCACGTCCAGCACGTGTTGACCGCACTTGCGATCAACGTCGAGCGGCTCAGCGCCCAGGAGCCCGTGGACGCCACCTACCAGCCCCGTCCTCCCACCGCGTTCCAGCAATACCTCGACGCGCGCAGCCTGCCCCGCCCACTGTGGTGGCGCCAAGGAAAGTCAACCGGCATCTCAAGATTCCCGACAGAGTCGCTCACTGGGCGACCGTGGTGGACCAGGAGCCCATCGGCCGGACACCGCGCTCCAACCCGGCCACGTACACCAAGGCCTTCAACCTGATCCGCAACCTCTTCGCAGCCACCGACGCCGCCGCCCGCCGCGGGCTGACCGCGGCCTCCTTCTCCTTCAACTCGCCGGGTGGCCGCTGTGAGCCGTGCACCGGGTACGGCGTGCGGCAGGTCGACATGAACTTCCTGCCCGACGTCTGGGTCACCTGCGACGTCTGTGAGGGCAGGCGGTACGGGTCCGACGTGCTCGCGGTGACCTACCAGGGACTGGCCATCGACGAGGTTCTGGACCTGACCGTCGACGAGGCCACCGAGGTCCTCGACACTCCCGCACTGCGGCCGGTGCTCACGGCCCTGCGGCAGACTGGTCTGGGCTATCTGCGGCTGGGGCAGAGCTCCACAGTGCTCTCGGGCGGTGAGGCACAGCGGCTGAAGCTGGCGGCCGCGCTGACCAAGGGCTCGCGGCAGCCCGGTCTGGTCGTGCTGGACGAACCGGTCACCGGTCTGCACCCGGCGGATGTCCAGGTTCTCGTCGACGCCTTCGACGTGCTCCTCGCCGCGGGCAACACCGTTGTACTCGCCGAGCACGACCTGCACCTGGCCGCCGCCGCGGACTGGCTGATCGACATGGGGCCAGGCAGCGGAGAGGCCGGGGGCACGGTCCTGCACTGCGGCCGCCCGGACGCCCTG contains:
- a CDS encoding isopenicillin N synthase family oxygenase, encoding MLMEIPLGHRGDRNHVREALRLGAFLVRSTLPQPLLDEAQAFLDCFFDLPPSDKADCRVPGAAGRSGYTRPALPTAGESPPGARSEMFHWSTSLPSGHPLREGFPDRYPVLHFPDHLVPGIGSALRELHGRMLRVQREALGAVAHALGAPPGHFDGMLRVGPVVSEAVRTIRGGVVPLASPPGPGASRRREVEVAALRPRPVGIEFLSDRRWTTVDAPEGYALFSVGVELERLTGGIARSTSHRAIEEPADRGARPSLAQFCHPPPWAEPPASHAVPQGSRWADWPGFRS
- a CDS encoding SRPBCC family protein; this encodes MDNEASIIDSSPLFDLRSRIRVRATPREVYAVVSDLTRSGEWSPECRGGEWVSGSPSTVGAVFRGENLRGEEVVGWAPLVRGTWHTEARVVAADPGRTFRWMMLTHARDAQESVWGFDIEESESDTSWLIHHFRMGKATAGIHKIVEDLDEESRKRFVSDWTAKLEQDLDDTLRRVKTVVESS
- a CDS encoding NADPH:quinone reductase, with the translated sequence MRAAFITELGSPSVIRYGELPPPVPGPNDVLVDVEFTAVNHVDTFVRSGAWRTPLPFPFVIGRDLVGSVAAAGPGAPGFRPGDRVWCNSLGHAGRQGAAGEQVVVGVDRLYRLPEGADPVDAVASAHPAVTAHLALFAHGRLKAGETVAVLGAAGNVGGAITTMAVAAGARVIAVAASRDEEYVRSLGAHEFVNYRDDVAARIRSRAPGGVDLHVDTSGRNDLETAVDLLAGRGRLILLAGLLTRPVLPVGPLYLMDRSVHGFAISQADTTQLAEAARGVTGLLASGGLRPRATEVLPLRAAAEAHRRIEGGEVRGKLVLDVRH
- a CDS encoding AMP-binding protein, whose translation is MFLQRIGNKGIRLGTLFDRAAARHPANFVVLDHDLDIAPELARRSSLTELADLVADFSSRLWAARVRPGDHVVIHKSDNFDISLLACAVARTGAIPVLLSPKLDGATVAELLRRVGRPFLVTDQAKLEHDLPAEVFGLSHAVLLTSGDHRGSTTLASLAGARRIDPVAMPVDHPTLITHTSGTTGTPKLAVHTGMSFQARYRPQATVLATILARREPIAVHVSFVHSRMFTAMPISILQGHPLIILRDDDPAAVGDLFTRVPPGFIEAHPNTFLRWEVLADDPRAPLSEVKYFSSTFDAIHPRTVNRLLQASRRKGCRFAQAYGQSEVGPIAARTYTLEDGADFDGRCVGVPFPGMTGVRVVSRDGNPPSRDNPGFIEVRSDGRIVTYLGEHERWQKQVHDGWWRMGDVGYRTRRGCLHLLDREVDEIPGVQSTLEIEDRLFTRLPELVEVIIVPGADGRPVPVVCTRDDRPLDPVAWSRAVADLPVLASPAQWRLEDLPQTATTKIKRLELARLLTPEAA
- a CDS encoding IS3 family transposase (programmed frameshift); the protein is MVMKHYPPEFKADAVALYESRPGATIKSVAADLGVNPETLRNWIRAAGAARPRGRRPEGPAVPESSLQAELAAARKKIRELEEERELLRKAAKYFAGGDALVNRFQFVCDHQRRYGVKRLCQVLGIARSSFYYWRRTAPDRAARRAADAQLAARIQTVHRESDGTYGVPRITAELREDGERVNHKRVARLMRTAGIAGTRLRRRHRTTVPDPAAAKAPDLIGRDFTATEPNTRYAGDITYLPLEGGKFLYLATVIDLASRRLAGWALADHMRTELVTDALDAAIRTRGSLAGAVMHSDHGAQYTSRAFAHACAKAGVRQSMSAVGSSADNALAESFNATFKRETLQGRKSWSSEREARLDAFRWLNRYNTRRRHSRLGQRSPIAYETALAATSTTLAQAA